A genomic segment from Panthera tigris isolate Pti1 chromosome A1, P.tigris_Pti1_mat1.1, whole genome shotgun sequence encodes:
- the PDLIM4 gene encoding PDZ and LIM domain protein 4 isoform X1, producing MPHSVTLRGPSPWGFRLVGGRDFSAPLTISRVHAGSKAALAALCPGDLIQAINGESTELMTHLEAQNRIKGCHDHLTLSVSRPEGRSWPSTPEDKAQAQRIHIDPEAQDGSPATSRRPSATGIGLEDGRPGLGPPYGQPSHLPLHHNGSNSEATLMTQMSTLHVSPLHSTDPARGLPRSRDCGVDLGSEVYRMLREPAEPLTAEPKQSGSFRYLQGMLEAGEGGERPGPGGPRNLKPTTSKLGTPLSGLQGLPECTRCGHGIVGTIVKARDKLYHPECFMCSDCGLNLKQRGYFFLDDRLYCESHAKARVKPPEGYDVVAVYPNAKVELV from the exons ATGCCCCACTCCGTGACCCTGCGCGGCCCTTCACCCTGGGGCTTCCGCCTAGTAGGCGGCCGGGACTTCAGCGCACCCCTCACCATCTCGCGG GTCCATGCTGGAAGCAAGGCTGCATTGGCCGCCCTGTGCCCTGGAGACCTGATCCAGGCCATCAATGGTGAGAGCACAGAGCTCATGACACACCTGGAGGCGCAGAACCGCATCAAGGGCTGCCATGACCATCTCACACTCTCCGTGAGCAG GCCTGAAGGCAGGAGCTGGCCCAGTACCCCAGAAGACAAGGCTCAGGCACAGAGGATCCACATTGACCCTGAGGCCCAG GATGGCAGTCCGGCGACCAGCAGGCGGCCCTCAGCCACTGGGATTGGGCTAGAAGATGGCAGGCCAGGCCTGGGACCTCCTTATGGGCAGCCATCTCACCTCCCATTGCATCACAATGGCAGCAACAGTGAGGCTACCTTAATGACTCAAATGAGCACCCTGCATGTGTCTCCACTTCACAG CACTGACCCAGCCAGAGGCCTCCCGCGGAGCCGAGACTGCGGAGTGGACCTGGGCTCCGAGGTGTACAGGATGCTTCGGGAGCCAGCTGAGCCCTTGACTGCAGAGCCCAAGCAGTCAGGCTCCTTCCGCTACTTGCAGGGCATGCTAGAGGCTGGGGAGGGCG GGGAGCGGCCCGGGCCTGGCGGCCCCCGCAACCTCAAGCCCACCACCAGCAAGCTGGGCACTCCGCTGAGTGGCCTGCAAGGACTGCCCGAGTGCACACGCTGTGGCCATGGCATCGT GGGCACCATCGTCAAGGCTCGGGACAAGCTTTACCACCCGGAGTGCTTCATGTGCAGCGACTGCGGCCTGAACCTTAAGCAGCGCGGTTACTTCTTTCTGGACGACCGGCTCTACTGTGAGAGCCACGCCAAGGCTCGCGTCAAGCCGCCAGAGGGCTACGATGTGGTGGCGGTATACCCCAATGCCAAGGTGGAACTCGTCTGA
- the PDLIM4 gene encoding PDZ and LIM domain protein 4 isoform X4, protein MPHSVTLRGPSPWGFRLVGGRDFSAPLTISRVHAGSKAALAALCPGDLIQAINGESTELMTHLEAQNRIKGCHDHLTLSVSRPEGRSWPSTPEDKAQAQRIHIDPEAQDGSPATSRRPSATGIGLEDGRPGLGPPYGQPSHLPLHHNGSNSEATLMTQMSTLHVSPLHSTDPARGLPRSRDCGVDLGSEVYRMLREPAEPLTAEPKQSGSFRYLQGMLEAGEGGAPSSRLGTSFTTRSASCAATAA, encoded by the exons ATGCCCCACTCCGTGACCCTGCGCGGCCCTTCACCCTGGGGCTTCCGCCTAGTAGGCGGCCGGGACTTCAGCGCACCCCTCACCATCTCGCGG GTCCATGCTGGAAGCAAGGCTGCATTGGCCGCCCTGTGCCCTGGAGACCTGATCCAGGCCATCAATGGTGAGAGCACAGAGCTCATGACACACCTGGAGGCGCAGAACCGCATCAAGGGCTGCCATGACCATCTCACACTCTCCGTGAGCAG GCCTGAAGGCAGGAGCTGGCCCAGTACCCCAGAAGACAAGGCTCAGGCACAGAGGATCCACATTGACCCTGAGGCCCAG GATGGCAGTCCGGCGACCAGCAGGCGGCCCTCAGCCACTGGGATTGGGCTAGAAGATGGCAGGCCAGGCCTGGGACCTCCTTATGGGCAGCCATCTCACCTCCCATTGCATCACAATGGCAGCAACAGTGAGGCTACCTTAATGACTCAAATGAGCACCCTGCATGTGTCTCCACTTCACAG CACTGACCCAGCCAGAGGCCTCCCGCGGAGCCGAGACTGCGGAGTGGACCTGGGCTCCGAGGTGTACAGGATGCTTCGGGAGCCAGCTGAGCCCTTGACTGCAGAGCCCAAGCAGTCAGGCTCCTTCCGCTACTTGCAGGGCATGCTAGAGGCTGGGGAGGGCG GGGCACCATCGTCAAGGCTCGGGACAAGCTTTACCACCCGGAGTGCTTCATGTGCAGCGACTGCGGCCTGA
- the PDLIM4 gene encoding PDZ and LIM domain protein 4 isoform X2, translating to MPSLVHAGSKAALAALCPGDLIQAINGESTELMTHLEAQNRIKGCHDHLTLSVSRPEGRSWPSTPEDKAQAQRIHIDPEAQDGSPATSRRPSATGIGLEDGRPGLGPPYGQPSHLPLHHNGSNSEATLMTQMSTLHVSPLHSTDPARGLPRSRDCGVDLGSEVYRMLREPAEPLTAEPKQSGSFRYLQGMLEAGEGGERPGPGGPRNLKPTTSKLGTPLSGLQGLPECTRCGHGIVGTIVKARDKLYHPECFMCSDCGLNLKQRGYFFLDDRLYCESHAKARVKPPEGYDVVAVYPNAKVELV from the exons ATGCCTTCACTT GTCCATGCTGGAAGCAAGGCTGCATTGGCCGCCCTGTGCCCTGGAGACCTGATCCAGGCCATCAATGGTGAGAGCACAGAGCTCATGACACACCTGGAGGCGCAGAACCGCATCAAGGGCTGCCATGACCATCTCACACTCTCCGTGAGCAG GCCTGAAGGCAGGAGCTGGCCCAGTACCCCAGAAGACAAGGCTCAGGCACAGAGGATCCACATTGACCCTGAGGCCCAG GATGGCAGTCCGGCGACCAGCAGGCGGCCCTCAGCCACTGGGATTGGGCTAGAAGATGGCAGGCCAGGCCTGGGACCTCCTTATGGGCAGCCATCTCACCTCCCATTGCATCACAATGGCAGCAACAGTGAGGCTACCTTAATGACTCAAATGAGCACCCTGCATGTGTCTCCACTTCACAG CACTGACCCAGCCAGAGGCCTCCCGCGGAGCCGAGACTGCGGAGTGGACCTGGGCTCCGAGGTGTACAGGATGCTTCGGGAGCCAGCTGAGCCCTTGACTGCAGAGCCCAAGCAGTCAGGCTCCTTCCGCTACTTGCAGGGCATGCTAGAGGCTGGGGAGGGCG GGGAGCGGCCCGGGCCTGGCGGCCCCCGCAACCTCAAGCCCACCACCAGCAAGCTGGGCACTCCGCTGAGTGGCCTGCAAGGACTGCCCGAGTGCACACGCTGTGGCCATGGCATCGT GGGCACCATCGTCAAGGCTCGGGACAAGCTTTACCACCCGGAGTGCTTCATGTGCAGCGACTGCGGCCTGAACCTTAAGCAGCGCGGTTACTTCTTTCTGGACGACCGGCTCTACTGTGAGAGCCACGCCAAGGCTCGCGTCAAGCCGCCAGAGGGCTACGATGTGGTGGCGGTATACCCCAATGCCAAGGTGGAACTCGTCTGA
- the PDLIM4 gene encoding PDZ and LIM domain protein 4 isoform X3 has protein sequence MCGARGPLICSTLPPNAAWPWSRPEGRSWPSTPEDKAQAQRIHIDPEAQDGSPATSRRPSATGIGLEDGRPGLGPPYGQPSHLPLHHNGSNSEATLMTQMSTLHVSPLHSTDPARGLPRSRDCGVDLGSEVYRMLREPAEPLTAEPKQSGSFRYLQGMLEAGEGGERPGPGGPRNLKPTTSKLGTPLSGLQGLPECTRCGHGIVGTIVKARDKLYHPECFMCSDCGLNLKQRGYFFLDDRLYCESHAKARVKPPEGYDVVAVYPNAKVELV, from the exons ATGTGTGGAGCCAGGGGCCCCCTGATCTGTTCTACCTTGCCTCCAAATGCTGCCTGGCCATGGAGCAG GCCTGAAGGCAGGAGCTGGCCCAGTACCCCAGAAGACAAGGCTCAGGCACAGAGGATCCACATTGACCCTGAGGCCCAG GATGGCAGTCCGGCGACCAGCAGGCGGCCCTCAGCCACTGGGATTGGGCTAGAAGATGGCAGGCCAGGCCTGGGACCTCCTTATGGGCAGCCATCTCACCTCCCATTGCATCACAATGGCAGCAACAGTGAGGCTACCTTAATGACTCAAATGAGCACCCTGCATGTGTCTCCACTTCACAG CACTGACCCAGCCAGAGGCCTCCCGCGGAGCCGAGACTGCGGAGTGGACCTGGGCTCCGAGGTGTACAGGATGCTTCGGGAGCCAGCTGAGCCCTTGACTGCAGAGCCCAAGCAGTCAGGCTCCTTCCGCTACTTGCAGGGCATGCTAGAGGCTGGGGAGGGCG GGGAGCGGCCCGGGCCTGGCGGCCCCCGCAACCTCAAGCCCACCACCAGCAAGCTGGGCACTCCGCTGAGTGGCCTGCAAGGACTGCCCGAGTGCACACGCTGTGGCCATGGCATCGT GGGCACCATCGTCAAGGCTCGGGACAAGCTTTACCACCCGGAGTGCTTCATGTGCAGCGACTGCGGCCTGAACCTTAAGCAGCGCGGTTACTTCTTTCTGGACGACCGGCTCTACTGTGAGAGCCACGCCAAGGCTCGCGTCAAGCCGCCAGAGGGCTACGATGTGGTGGCGGTATACCCCAATGCCAAGGTGGAACTCGTCTGA